From the genome of Candidatus Tectomicrobia bacterium, one region includes:
- a CDS encoding TRAP transporter fused permease subunit — MNERAADLGEDTPSLISSGHPYLRRLGILTICVAVLSALYHITAVYLLPLPAEQHPNMHLLLAFVIILLGGFASRPDEIGAAVERLRALPILYFLSLVAAVFFFYFITVLGEEWRDRSVRWVYAIPFAVWALMMIQERQWGALGLWLLSMVPSLFLFVFWGSLPYNVQAPQSWWLLLAVSVPVGWVLFEVFYRPGEGLRRAAVPLAALFASLGLAAWRILLWANQADGTRLIGYLWPLLPLAALIFWSKREMHRRWAGFPRHRLPASMDLGVNAGLLALGVGACIYLFYSHDTMSERVGTPNFTDTRAGFMLIFLVSELCRRSFGPPLPVLAVIAILYGLWGNLLPDPFDHGGSGWIELVAKLSTDFIGGVLGFLVVISATFIIMFLILGTFLQESGAGKFFVQFALGLFGRLRAGAALSAVGASALMGTVSGSAAGNVITTGTFTIPLMKRIGISPHIAAAAEAAASSGGQIMPPVMGAGAFIMSELIEVPYIKLIAYAAIPAVLYFLTVGINIQLAAGILDLKPLPRDEVPDWKVELRGGWFYLVPLAFLVYFLVEGRTPVFAGVMAIFIMVAIWLYRRAAEFLARLRVGDRILPDDLWVFVPISFWLYLVIVYSLVLALEDWAGLPVPLEAPAAAGAALVSALALGAVGAALGYPFIRLAGGRPMLGEVERGWLVIYPAGAAIMLWIFGWNAGTAGLCILLAALGLWAVRRGYGLRPISVIPWIFAAIWAAAFGLQYGLYQSFPALYEVAEYLRPFGFLYHSAILFAFAALIQRAILAAAPPRSPEGADRPGVWEVAAISCNPLLYLRRAGRQGRRGPDVEAARGAAGWLDDIRRALEAGGRQGAEFAVTLATIEIVVQVLSITGVGNKFAFMVETL, encoded by the coding sequence ATGAACGAGCGCGCGGCGGACCTTGGCGAAGACACGCCCTCCCTGATTTCCAGCGGTCATCCCTACCTGCGCAGACTCGGGATCCTGACGATATGCGTGGCAGTCCTCTCCGCCCTGTACCACATCACGGCCGTTTATCTCCTGCCGCTCCCGGCCGAGCAGCATCCGAACATGCATCTTCTGCTGGCTTTCGTCATCATTTTGCTGGGAGGTTTCGCCTCGCGACCCGACGAGATCGGCGCCGCGGTGGAGCGCCTGCGCGCACTCCCGATCCTCTATTTCCTTTCCCTGGTGGCGGCGGTCTTCTTTTTCTATTTCATCACCGTGCTCGGGGAGGAATGGCGGGACCGCTCCGTCCGCTGGGTCTACGCCATCCCCTTTGCCGTCTGGGCCCTCATGATGATCCAGGAGCGCCAATGGGGCGCCCTGGGCTTGTGGCTGCTGAGCATGGTCCCCTCCCTCTTCCTTTTTGTCTTCTGGGGCTCGCTGCCGTACAACGTCCAGGCTCCGCAAAGCTGGTGGCTGCTCCTTGCGGTCTCGGTGCCCGTCGGGTGGGTCCTCTTCGAGGTGTTCTACCGGCCGGGGGAGGGGCTCCGGCGGGCGGCCGTGCCGCTGGCGGCCCTGTTCGCCTCCCTCGGCCTCGCGGCCTGGCGCATCCTCTTGTGGGCCAACCAGGCGGACGGCACGCGCCTCATCGGGTACCTCTGGCCGCTCCTGCCGCTCGCCGCCCTGATCTTCTGGTCCAAGCGCGAGATGCACCGGCGCTGGGCCGGCTTCCCCCGCCACCGCCTGCCGGCCAGCATGGACCTGGGGGTGAACGCCGGGCTCCTCGCCCTCGGCGTGGGCGCCTGCATCTACCTGTTCTATTCCCACGATACCATGTCCGAGCGCGTGGGCACGCCCAACTTCACGGACACCCGGGCGGGCTTCATGCTGATCTTCCTCGTTTCGGAGCTGTGCCGCCGCTCCTTCGGGCCGCCGCTGCCCGTCCTGGCTGTCATCGCCATTCTGTACGGCCTGTGGGGCAACCTGCTGCCGGACCCCTTCGACCACGGCGGATCGGGCTGGATCGAGCTCGTCGCCAAGCTCTCGACCGACTTCATCGGCGGCGTCCTGGGCTTTCTGGTGGTCATCTCGGCCACCTTCATCATCATGTTCCTCATCCTGGGCACCTTCCTCCAGGAATCGGGGGCGGGAAAGTTCTTCGTCCAGTTCGCCCTGGGCCTGTTCGGCCGGCTGCGGGCGGGGGCGGCCCTCTCGGCCGTGGGCGCGAGCGCCCTCATGGGCACGGTCTCGGGCAGCGCGGCCGGCAACGTCATCACCACGGGCACCTTCACCATCCCCCTGATGAAGCGGATCGGCATCAGCCCCCACATCGCGGCCGCGGCCGAGGCCGCGGCGAGCAGCGGCGGGCAGATCATGCCCCCCGTCATGGGCGCGGGCGCCTTCATCATGAGCGAGCTGATCGAGGTGCCCTACATCAAGCTCATCGCCTACGCCGCCATCCCGGCCGTCCTCTACTTCCTCACGGTGGGCATCAACATCCAGCTCGCGGCGGGCATACTGGACCTCAAGCCGCTTCCCCGGGACGAGGTGCCCGACTGGAAGGTCGAGCTGCGCGGCGGGTGGTTCTACCTGGTGCCGCTGGCCTTCCTGGTCTATTTCCTCGTCGAGGGGCGGACCCCCGTCTTCGCGGGCGTCATGGCCATCTTCATCATGGTGGCGATCTGGCTCTACCGCCGGGCCGCCGAGTTCCTGGCCCGGCTGCGGGTGGGCGACCGCATCCTCCCGGACGACCTCTGGGTCTTCGTGCCCATCAGCTTCTGGCTGTACCTCGTCATCGTCTATTCGCTGGTCCTGGCCCTGGAGGACTGGGCGGGGCTGCCGGTGCCGCTGGAGGCTCCGGCCGCGGCCGGGGCCGCCCTGGTCTCTGCCCTCGCGCTCGGCGCCGTGGGGGCCGCGCTCGGCTATCCCTTCATCCGGCTGGCGGGCGGCCGGCCCATGCTGGGGGAGGTGGAGCGCGGCTGGCTGGTGATCTATCCGGCCGGAGCGGCCATCATGCTCTGGATTTTCGGATGGAACGCCGGCACGGCCGGCCTCTGCATCCTCCTGGCCGCGCTTGGCCTTTGGGCGGTTCGCCGGGGATACGGCCTGCGCCCCATCTCCGTCATCCCGTGGATCTTCGCCGCCATCTGGGCCGCGGCCTTCGGGCTCCAGTACGGCCTCTACCAATCGTTCCCGGCGCTGTACGAGGTCGCGGAGTACCTGCGGCCCTTCGGCTTCCTCTACCACTCGGCCATCCTCTTCGCGTTCGCGGCCCTCATCCAGCGCGCCATCCTGGCGGCGGCCCCTCCGCGCTCCCCCGAGGGCGCGGACAGGCCCGGCGTTTGGGAGGTGGCGGCCATCTCGTGTAACCCGCTGCTCTACCTCCGGCGGGCGGGCCGGCAGGGCCGGCGCGGCCCCGACGTCGAGGCCGCCCGCGGGGCGGCCGGGTGGCTCGACGACATCCGCCGGGCGCTCGAGGCGGGCGGGCGCCAGGGCGCCGAGTTCGCCGTCACCCTGGCCACCATCGAGATCGTGGTGCAGGTGCTTTCCATCACGGGAGTGGGGAACAAGTTCGCTTTCATGGTCGAGACCCTC
- a CDS encoding mandelate racemase/muconate lactonizing enzyme family protein, which yields MKITRVEAFVLSAPQPEREFWVSLRPVLSVNELVVKVHTDEGVSGVGLGTAVASVKEAAQVFRRGFGDLILGEDPLRPERVQEKLLNVTFSRAMHEKGWPRPHLVTAIAAIDNALWDILGKAAGLPVYKLLGGFSSRARTYAGGGYYRTGKDVKELVREMETYLGMGHRGFKMKIGAMPLKEDLERVRAVREAIGPDCLLAVDVNGAWSYAQARENVPRLAEFGLAWIEEPVCWREAKHTLPLLRRGCPVPIADGHGEMAIYECLRLIGDGSVDYIQFDATKFEGVTGSRKIMAAAEQAHLKFVPHHDPQVHAHCVAASPAGFICESHADPERDPVWFELFEGAPELREGWLELPDRPGFGVELNGKAMAKWGERVC from the coding sequence ATGAAGATCACGCGCGTCGAGGCCTTCGTCCTCTCCGCCCCCCAGCCCGAGCGGGAGTTCTGGGTGAGCCTCCGGCCCGTGCTCTCGGTGAACGAGCTGGTCGTGAAGGTCCACACCGACGAGGGCGTCTCCGGCGTGGGCCTGGGCACGGCGGTCGCCTCGGTGAAGGAGGCGGCGCAGGTGTTCCGCAGGGGCTTTGGCGACCTCATCCTCGGCGAGGACCCCCTCCGCCCCGAGCGGGTCCAGGAGAAGCTCCTGAACGTCACCTTCTCGCGGGCCATGCACGAGAAGGGCTGGCCGCGCCCCCACCTGGTGACGGCCATCGCCGCCATCGACAACGCCCTGTGGGACATCCTGGGCAAGGCGGCGGGGCTGCCCGTCTACAAGCTCCTCGGCGGCTTCTCCAGCCGCGCCCGCACCTACGCCGGCGGCGGCTACTACCGGACGGGCAAGGACGTGAAGGAGCTCGTCCGGGAGATGGAGACCTACCTCGGCATGGGCCACCGCGGCTTCAAGATGAAGATCGGGGCCATGCCCCTCAAGGAGGACCTCGAGCGCGTCCGCGCCGTGCGGGAGGCCATCGGCCCGGACTGCCTCCTGGCCGTGGACGTGAACGGCGCCTGGAGCTACGCCCAGGCCCGGGAGAACGTGCCGCGCCTGGCCGAGTTCGGCCTCGCCTGGATCGAGGAGCCCGTCTGCTGGCGGGAGGCGAAGCACACCCTTCCCCTCCTGCGGCGGGGCTGCCCCGTCCCCATCGCCGACGGCCACGGCGAGATGGCGATCTACGAGTGCCTCCGCCTGATCGGGGACGGCTCGGTGGACTACATCCAGTTCGACGCCACCAAGTTCGAGGGGGTCACCGGGAGCCGCAAGATCATGGCGGCGGCCGAGCAGGCCCACCTGAAGTTCGTGCCCCACCACGATCCGCAGGTGCACGCGCACTGCGTGGCCGCGAGCCCGGCGGGCTTCATCTGCGAGAGCCACGCCGACCCGGAACGCGACCCGGTCTGGTTCGAGCTCTTCGAGGGGGCGCCCGAGCTCCGGGAGGGCTGGCTCGAGCTGCCCGACCGCCCGGGCTTCGGGGTGGAACTGAACGGCAAGGCCATGGCAAAATGGGGGGAACGGGTCTGCTGA
- a CDS encoding hydantoinase/oxoprolinase family protein: MAPQRGFRIGIDTGGTFTDIVGVRSDTGQVFTTKTPTTPSDFSVGLLQGIRKILQETKIRPSEVTGVFHGTTVATNAILERRFENLGLIVTGGFRHLLELGRAQNAGAGRRGSHFATPLLCAPPEALVPPERVREVRERVAASGEVLAPLSAEEAAGAVRWFRERNIGSVGICLLHAYANPTHELLLRATFAREFPECFVSISHEVIPEPGEYERAVTTLLDACIKPRIKAYLDRSAGRIEEALGEVPFLVMKSNGGVSTAREVAKKPIGTVLSGPAAGALSAAWLGRLSGHGRLITLDGGGTSTDIAVIEDGETKRATRHRLDEFVLRLPMVDVVTIGTGGGSIAWRSPEGRLRVGPRSAGADPGPICYGKGGEEPTLTDANLVLARSPLHLAGGEVKLNKALAMRAMRQLAQGFGMDPLEMAAGVVEIAAWNQAHAVRRATVQRGISPRDFALMAFGGSGPLTAGLVAEFLEIGTVIVPPFEGMTSAFGLEVVDLMNDHALPHLQSEESLNLEELARAFERLEREADAGLALEGVPPHRRVFRRAADMRYQGEAHEIEVDFPSGYLSPPAAASALERFHLLYQSRYTYNYKGRRPVEIVQLRVNGVGLTEPPTLPLIPAGGESPEEAYKGARLVWFRELGGFVDTPVYYRERLKEGNFIPGPSVIESFGSTTAVFPRQEARVDRYGNLVIRFRADVREKRERAGRPTGLHGVGAAWE, from the coding sequence ATGGCGCCGCAGCGAGGCTTCCGCATCGGCATCGACACCGGTGGCACCTTCACCGATATCGTCGGCGTGCGCTCCGACACCGGGCAGGTCTTCACCACCAAGACGCCCACCACGCCCTCCGACTTCAGCGTCGGGCTCCTCCAGGGCATCCGCAAGATCCTCCAGGAGACCAAGATTCGCCCGAGCGAGGTGACCGGCGTCTTCCACGGCACGACCGTGGCCACGAACGCCATCCTCGAGCGCCGCTTCGAGAACCTGGGCCTCATCGTGACGGGAGGTTTCCGCCACCTGCTCGAGCTGGGACGCGCGCAGAACGCGGGCGCCGGCCGGCGGGGTTCTCATTTCGCGACACCCCTCCTGTGCGCCCCGCCCGAGGCGCTCGTCCCCCCGGAGCGCGTCCGGGAGGTGCGGGAGCGCGTCGCCGCCTCGGGCGAGGTCCTGGCGCCCCTTTCGGCCGAGGAGGCCGCCGGGGCGGTGCGCTGGTTCCGGGAGCGGAACATCGGCTCGGTCGGCATCTGCCTCCTCCACGCCTACGCCAATCCCACGCATGAGCTCCTCCTGCGCGCCACCTTCGCGCGCGAGTTCCCGGAGTGCTTCGTGAGCATCTCGCACGAGGTCATCCCCGAGCCGGGGGAGTACGAGCGCGCGGTCACCACCCTCCTGGACGCCTGCATCAAGCCCCGCATCAAGGCCTACCTCGACCGCAGCGCGGGCCGCATCGAGGAGGCGCTGGGCGAGGTGCCCTTCCTCGTCATGAAGAGCAACGGCGGCGTCTCGACGGCGCGCGAGGTGGCGAAAAAGCCAATCGGGACGGTGCTTTCCGGCCCGGCGGCGGGCGCCCTCTCGGCCGCCTGGCTGGGCCGCCTCTCGGGCCACGGCCGCCTCATCACCCTGGACGGCGGCGGCACCTCGACCGACATCGCCGTCATCGAGGACGGGGAGACCAAGCGGGCCACCCGGCACCGGCTGGATGAGTTCGTCCTCCGCCTCCCCATGGTCGACGTGGTGACCATCGGGACGGGCGGGGGCTCCATCGCCTGGCGGAGCCCCGAGGGTCGCCTGCGCGTCGGCCCCCGCAGCGCCGGGGCGGACCCCGGCCCCATCTGCTACGGCAAGGGGGGCGAGGAGCCCACCCTGACCGACGCCAACCTCGTCCTCGCCCGGAGCCCCCTCCACCTGGCGGGGGGCGAGGTGAAGCTCAACAAGGCCCTCGCCATGCGGGCCATGCGCCAGCTCGCCCAGGGCTTCGGGATGGACCCGCTGGAGATGGCCGCGGGCGTGGTCGAGATCGCCGCCTGGAACCAGGCCCACGCCGTGCGCCGCGCCACCGTGCAGCGGGGCATCTCGCCCCGCGACTTCGCGCTCATGGCCTTCGGCGGCTCGGGCCCCCTCACGGCGGGCCTGGTGGCGGAGTTCCTGGAGATCGGCACCGTCATCGTGCCCCCCTTCGAGGGCATGACGAGCGCCTTCGGCCTCGAGGTCGTGGACCTCATGAACGACCACGCCCTCCCCCACCTCCAGAGCGAGGAGAGCCTCAACCTCGAGGAGCTCGCGCGCGCCTTCGAGCGCCTGGAGCGCGAGGCGGACGCGGGCCTGGCCTTGGAAGGCGTGCCGCCCCACCGGCGGGTATTCCGCCGCGCGGCCGACATGCGCTACCAGGGGGAGGCGCACGAGATCGAGGTGGACTTCCCCTCGGGCTACCTCTCGCCCCCGGCCGCCGCCTCCGCCCTGGAGCGGTTCCACCTCCTCTACCAGAGCCGCTACACGTACAATTACAAGGGCCGGCGGCCGGTCGAGATCGTCCAGCTCCGGGTGAACGGGGTCGGCCTGACCGAGCCCCCGACCCTGCCCCTCATCCCCGCCGGGGGGGAGAGCCCGGAGGAGGCCTACAAGGGGGCGCGCCTGGTGTGGTTCCGGGAGCTGGGGGGCTTCGTGGACACCCCCGTCTATTACCGGGAGCGGCTCAAGGAGGGGAACTTCATCCCGGGGCCCTCGGTCATCGAGAGCTTCGGGAGCACCACCGCCGTCTTTCCCCGCCAAGAGGCGCGGGTGGATCGCTACGGGAACCTCGTCATCCGCTTCCGGGCGGACGTCCGGGAGAAGAGGGAGCGCGCCGGCCGGCCCACGGGCCTGCACGGCGTGGGAGCGGCCTGGGAATGA
- a CDS encoding fumarylacetoacetate hydrolase family protein translates to MKLVTMEITEGGKGRESIGAVLPGERVLDLAAASAAIPPDMVMFLETGRPGLDAARKLAEEAGKGRHASSVRPLAGVKLKAPVPRPRKFIHAGRNFHAHLAESGSKMPKQIPLAARFSSTIIGPDEPILYPKITTQWDSEAEIVMVIGQRCKYVPREKAFDVIMGYTLYNDVTARDIQNDEARGGLFLCKTLDTSNPLGPWIVTSDEIPDPQGMEIIGKVNGFELQRQSLRTMIFDIPHIISHLSNMTLEPGDLVSTGTPEGCAIFRPDGEPHLLRPGSVAEVSSPQIGVLRNPVVAE, encoded by the coding sequence ATGAAATTGGTCACCATGGAGATCACCGAAGGCGGAAAAGGGCGGGAGAGCATCGGGGCGGTCCTGCCGGGGGAGCGGGTGCTGGACCTGGCCGCCGCCTCCGCCGCCATCCCCCCCGACATGGTGATGTTCCTCGAGACGGGCCGCCCGGGCCTGGACGCGGCCCGCAAGCTCGCCGAGGAGGCCGGGAAGGGCCGCCACGCCTCCAGCGTCCGGCCCCTCGCGGGGGTGAAGCTCAAGGCGCCGGTGCCGCGCCCCCGGAAGTTCATCCACGCCGGGCGCAACTTCCACGCCCACCTCGCCGAGTCGGGCAGCAAGATGCCCAAGCAGATCCCCCTCGCGGCCCGCTTTTCCTCCACCATCATCGGGCCGGACGAGCCCATCCTCTACCCCAAGATCACGACCCAGTGGGACTCGGAGGCCGAGATCGTCATGGTCATCGGCCAGCGGTGCAAGTACGTCCCGCGCGAGAAGGCCTTCGACGTCATCATGGGCTACACCCTCTACAACGACGTCACCGCCCGCGACATCCAGAACGACGAGGCGCGGGGCGGGCTCTTCCTCTGCAAGACCCTCGACACCTCGAACCCCCTCGGCCCCTGGATCGTGACCTCGGACGAGATCCCCGACCCTCAGGGCATGGAGATCATCGGGAAGGTCAACGGCTTCGAGCTCCAGCGCCAGAGCCTGCGGACCATGATCTTCGACATCCCCCACATCATCTCCCACCTCTCCAACATGACGCTGGAGCCGGGCGACCTCGTCTCGACCGGCACCCCCGAGGGCTGCGCCATCTTCCGGCCCGACGGCGAGCCCCATCTTCTCCGGCCCGGGAGCGTGGCCGAGGTCTCCTCGCCCCAGATCGGGGTGCTGCGCAACCCCGTCGTGGCGGAGTGA
- a CDS encoding MFS transporter — protein MEEAPRPAGGLFFDEPAPPPDAPGPKTRKKPVESGFRREEPAIAPRTPTPRRFYYGWVILALSTLCIFLAAGTRSLYAVFYVAQVQEFGWSRGGGSAAYAVNLIFLIVGTPLLGALLDRWGPRWLFGGSLLMTAAGLALSIWVRTPWHLALTFGVVAAVGFTANATPLHGSVLARWFARNRGFAVGLASAGLGAAQAILSPLVQLAISLWGWRAAYLILAAAISLLAPLVMLLFHPSPASVGQKLDGLASFPSRVISARRRPRRRVRVMKIMDPQWAAADWTLSRAVRTRAFWGVMGVSLFQSYTLHVVGVHAVALLVDSGFSASTSANLYGAMGFGMTAGLFLWGSISDRMGRETAYALGTLFCLAGVAGLGLLHPRMEWGIPWLVSLVLGLGIGSRPTLFSLIAVDIFQGREAGRILGLAAAGVGIGGSLGSVSAGLIHDWTGSYAGALWTCGVTLVLSAACALVAAPSRVRRPILRPPEDSRGRFISPELNP, from the coding sequence ATCGAGGAGGCCCCCCGCCCGGCGGGGGGCCTCTTTTTTGACGAACCCGCGCCGCCGCCGGACGCTCCCGGCCCGAAAACCAGGAAAAAACCGGTAGAATCCGGCTTCCGCCGAGAGGAACCCGCCATCGCCCCCCGCACGCCAACCCCCAGGCGCTTCTACTATGGCTGGGTCATCCTCGCGCTGAGCACGCTCTGCATCTTCCTCGCGGCGGGGACCCGGAGCCTCTACGCCGTCTTCTACGTCGCCCAGGTCCAGGAGTTCGGATGGAGCCGGGGCGGGGGCTCGGCCGCCTACGCCGTGAACCTCATCTTCCTGATCGTCGGGACCCCCCTCCTCGGAGCCCTCCTCGACCGCTGGGGGCCAAGGTGGCTGTTCGGCGGCTCCCTCCTCATGACGGCCGCGGGCCTCGCCCTGAGCATCTGGGTGCGGACGCCCTGGCACCTCGCCCTCACCTTCGGCGTGGTCGCCGCCGTCGGCTTCACCGCCAACGCGACGCCTCTCCACGGATCTGTCCTCGCCCGCTGGTTCGCCCGCAACCGCGGCTTCGCCGTGGGCCTCGCGTCGGCCGGGCTGGGGGCGGCCCAGGCCATCCTGAGCCCCCTCGTGCAGCTCGCCATCTCCCTGTGGGGATGGCGCGCGGCCTACCTCATCCTCGCGGCCGCCATCTCGCTGCTGGCGCCGCTGGTCATGCTGCTCTTCCACCCGAGCCCCGCCTCGGTGGGCCAGAAGCTCGACGGCCTGGCCTCCTTCCCCTCGCGCGTGATCAGCGCCCGCCGCCGGCCGCGGCGCCGCGTGCGGGTCATGAAGATCATGGATCCCCAATGGGCCGCCGCCGACTGGACGCTCTCCCGGGCCGTCCGGACGCGCGCGTTCTGGGGCGTGATGGGCGTCTCCCTGTTCCAGTCCTACACGCTTCACGTGGTCGGGGTGCACGCCGTGGCCCTGCTGGTGGATTCGGGCTTCTCAGCCTCCACCTCGGCCAATCTCTATGGCGCGATGGGCTTCGGGATGACGGCGGGGCTCTTCCTGTGGGGGAGCATCTCCGACCGCATGGGCCGGGAGACGGCGTACGCGCTGGGGACCCTCTTCTGCCTCGCCGGGGTCGCCGGCCTGGGCCTCCTTCACCCGCGGATGGAATGGGGAATCCCCTGGCTCGTCTCGCTCGTCCTGGGCCTGGGCATCGGAAGCCGGCCCACCCTATTCAGCCTCATCGCGGTGGACATCTTCCAGGGGAGGGAAGCGGGCCGGATCCTCGGCCTCGCGGCGGCGGGCGTCGGGATCGGCGGGAGCCTCGGCTCCGTCTCCGCCGGCTTGATACACGATTGGACGGGGAGCTACGCCGGAGCGCTCTGGACGTGCGGCGTCACCCTCGTCCTCTCGGCCGCGTGCGCCCTCGTCGCCGCTCCGAGCCGGGTTCGCCGCCCCATCCTCCGTCCGCCGGAGGATTCGCGCGGCCGTTTCATCTCGCCGGAGCTGAATCCATAG
- a CDS encoding TAXI family TRAP transporter solute-binding subunit encodes MLHGKFWRSLGAAAAALAFAAFAAEAAPTKLSLATSQPGGGTFEIGTAFGKVISDNSGGKIDISTSITGGSTANIRVLDKKDPQQSFRMAMATSPAIYWAQNAQDVFKEKSGVLVLSALYPQQIVYATYKDSGIKQWKDLAGKRFAVGGRGGSIYIVTQNALKYTGIYDKVKRETFTNPQIVAGLQDKRIDAGMNFLNAYVPAPVYMELARTQEGKLHYFGPDEATLKQMEEKDPGVVRDVIPAGSLPGINYDIVSWAQMWALLAHRSMSNDIAYMVVKNMLDNWQQIEKYHPTGKHINPKNALRGMNRLTLHPGAARYYKEKGMLK; translated from the coding sequence ATGCTGCACGGAAAATTCTGGCGTTCCCTGGGCGCGGCGGCGGCCGCGCTGGCCTTTGCGGCGTTCGCGGCCGAGGCGGCCCCCACCAAGCTCTCCCTGGCCACCTCCCAGCCGGGCGGCGGCACCTTCGAGATCGGGACCGCCTTCGGCAAGGTGATCAGCGACAACTCGGGCGGCAAGATCGATATCTCCACCTCCATCACCGGCGGCTCCACCGCCAACATCCGCGTGCTGGACAAGAAAGACCCCCAGCAGTCCTTCCGGATGGCCATGGCCACCTCCCCGGCCATTTACTGGGCCCAGAACGCCCAGGACGTGTTCAAGGAGAAATCGGGCGTCCTCGTCCTCTCCGCCCTCTACCCGCAGCAGATCGTGTACGCCACCTACAAGGACAGCGGCATCAAGCAGTGGAAGGACCTGGCGGGCAAGCGCTTCGCCGTGGGCGGGCGCGGCGGCTCCATCTACATCGTGACCCAGAACGCCCTCAAGTACACCGGAATCTACGACAAGGTGAAGCGCGAAACCTTCACCAACCCGCAGATCGTCGCGGGCCTTCAGGACAAGCGCATCGACGCCGGCATGAACTTCCTGAACGCCTACGTCCCGGCGCCGGTCTACATGGAGCTCGCCCGGACCCAGGAAGGGAAGCTCCACTATTTCGGGCCGGACGAGGCGACCCTCAAGCAGATGGAGGAGAAGGACCCGGGCGTGGTGCGCGACGTCATCCCCGCCGGCTCCCTCCCCGGCATCAACTACGACATCGTGAGCTGGGCGCAGATGTGGGCCCTGCTGGCCCACCGGTCGATGTCCAACGACATCGCCTACATGGTCGTCAAGAACATGCTCGACAACTGGCAGCAGATCGAGAAGTACCACCCCACGGGCAAGCACATCAATCCGAAGAACGCGCTGCGCGGCATGAACCGCCTCACCCTGCACCCGGGCGCGGCCCGCTATTACAAGGAAAAGGGAATGCTGAAGTAG